In one window of Gouania willdenowi unplaced genomic scaffold, fGouWil2.1 scaffold_62_arrow_ctg1, whole genome shotgun sequence DNA:
- the LOC114460733 gene encoding uncharacterized protein LOC114460733, producing MEQLAENTPETPTAELRTPPHHHKVSRKARLSFPTPDYSKVKPRVQFPRGQYKPPEPKNKAPLSFPTPDYSKGLCHLSETLDSLVKSFLLTKKELRRLKKQHRADLGCLDPTRSVRLRPPPSLFSPCARPLHEPPHRSSQSSCFPGPVPSTTRTTTRTRTSSSSSSSSRRRRIIPGERRSSKVQSQDGIVSPELDTSFIRSESSPLPPTPVHQMATESVRLFRCDSIESISAEESSRNPPSVFHPPTNARTAQQEKSGRSRSLYCSSPQRVTCSSISSISSRMRSNVQPPALMSRSTQTSAAVERSSRTPQHRENLLYSTSSEFSVRETSLIYIN from the exons ATGGAGCAGCTGGCAGAGAACACCCCAGAGACCCCCACAGCTGAGCTCAGgactcctcctcatcatcataaAGTTTCCAGGAAAGCACGTCTTAGCTTTCCCACACCGGACTACTCTAAGGTAAAGCCCAGGGTTCAATTCCCCAGAGGCCAGTACAAGCCTCCAGAGCCCAAAAACAAAGCACCTTTGAGTTTTCCGACACCGGATTACTCGAAG ggTTTGTGTCACCTCAGTGAAACTTTGGACTCGTTGGTAAAAAGTTTCCTCCTGACGAAGAAGGAGTTACGCCGCCTGAAGAAGCAGCACAGAGCAGACCTGGGTTGTCTTGACCCCACACG CTCTGTGAGACTCCGCCCCCCTCCTTCCCTGTTCAGCCCGTGTGCTCGTCCACTCCACGAACCCCCCCACAG AAGCAGTCAGTCCAGCTGCTTCCCTGGTCCTGTACCCAGCACCACCAGGACCAccaccagaaccagaaccagtagcagtagcagcagcagtagcaggaggaggaggatcatACCTGGAGAGAGGAGGAGCTCCAAAGTTCAATCGCAA GACGGGATCGTCTCTCCAGAACTAGACACTAGCTTCATTAGATCAGAGAGCAGCCCCCTCCCCCCTACTCCTGTCCACCAGATGGCGACAGAGAG TGTCCGATTGTTCCGCTGTGATTCCATTGAGTCCATCTCTGCTGAGGAAAGCTCCAGGAATCCTCCGTCTGTTTTTCACCCGCCCACAAACGCCAGAACGGCTCAGCAGGAGAAAAGTGGGAGGAGCCGCAGCCTCTACTGCTCGTCACCGCAGCGTGTCACatgcagcagcatcagcagcatcagcagca GGATGAGATCCAATGTTCAGCCTCCTGCTCTGATGTCCAGATCCACTCAGACCTCAGCAGCAGTGGAGAGGAGCAGCCGGACGCCACAGCACCGTGAGAACCTTCTTTATTCAACCAGTTCAGAGTTCTCAGTGAGAGAAACGTCTCTGATTTATATCAACTAA